Proteins from a single region of Budorcas taxicolor isolate Tak-1 chromosome 7, Takin1.1, whole genome shotgun sequence:
- the LOC128050989 gene encoding olfactory receptor 14A16-like — MDNFTSRSTFFLMGFSDIREIQIFHAVLFLLIYLAALLGNLLIIMLTTKDHCLHTPMYFFLKNLSFLDVGLISIPVPKSIMNSLTNDNTISFFGCVSQVFFFFLLATTEVALLTVMSYDRYIAICHPLRYDIIMSHGACVQMAASSWLSGSLNAILHTAFTFSTPMCGSPEVHQFFCDVPQLLSLACSFNTGELVVIVLSLVLDFGCFVFIDISYIHIFSTVLRIPSRQGRSKAFSTCLPHLIVVTLFLSSGYFAYLRPLPKSPSLLDLLISVFYTVVPPVMNPLIYSLRNKNMNMALRKLKITGYFQSN, encoded by the coding sequence ATGGACAATTTTACCTCTAGGAGCACATTTTTTCTAATGGGATTCAGTGATATTCGGGAGATCCAGATCTTTCATGCTGTGCTTTTTTTGCTAATTTACCTGGCAGCTCTGCTTGGGAATCTTCTCATCATCATGCTCACCACCAAGGATCATTGCCTCCACACGCCAATGTACTTCTTCCTGAAGAACTTATCCTTTCTGGATGTTGGCCTCATTTCCATCCCTGTCCCCAAATCCATCATGAACTCTCTGACCAATGACAACACCATTTCATTCTTTGGATGTGTTTCacaggtgtttttctttttccttttagccACTACAGAAGTAGCGCTACTCACAGTCATGTCCTATGACCGCTATATTGCCATCTGCCACCCACTCAGGTATGACATTATCATGAGCCATGGAGCCTGTGTGCAGATGGCTGCCTCTTCATGGCTCAGTGGAAGTCTCAATGCAATTCTACACACAGCTTTTACCTTTTCCACACCCATGTGTGGATCTCCTGAAGTTcatcagttcttctgtgatgTCCCACAACTGCTCTCTCTGGCTTGTTCATTTAACACTGGGGAATTAGTAGTCATTGTGCTCAGCCTAGTGCTAGATTTTGGCTGTTTTGTGTTTATTGATATATCTTATATTCACATCTTCTCCACTGTGCTGAGGATACCCTCCAGACAAGGCAGATCCAAAGCTTTCTCCACATGCTTGCCACACCTCATTGTTGTGACTTTGTTTCTCTCTTCTGGATATTTTGCCTACTTACGCCCATTACCCAAATCTCCATCACTTTTGGATTTGTTAATTTCAGTATTCTATACTGTAGTGCCACCCGTCATGAACCCCCTTATCTACAGCCTGAGGAATAAGAATATGAATATGGCACTAAGGAAACTGAAAATAACTGGATATTTTCAATCAAATTAG